One Microtus pennsylvanicus isolate mMicPen1 chromosome 3, mMicPen1.hap1, whole genome shotgun sequence DNA window includes the following coding sequences:
- the Gpd1l gene encoding glycerol-3-phosphate dehydrogenase 1-like protein isoform X1, with the protein MAAAPLKVCIVGSGNWGSAVAKIIGNNVKNLQKFASTVKMWVFEETVNGRKLTDIINNDHENVKYLPGHKLPENVVAVPNLSEAVQDADLLVFVIPHQFIHKICDEITGKVPKKALGITLIKGIDEGPEGLKLISDIIREKMGIDISVLMGANIASEVAAEKFCETTIGSKVLLNGLLFKELLQTPNFRITVVDDADTVELCGALKNIVAVGAGFCDGLRCGDNTKAAVIRLGLMEMIAFAKIFCKGQVSTATFLESCGVADLITTCYGGRNRKVAEAFARTGKTIEELEKEMLNGQKLQGPQTSAEVYRILKQKGLLDKFPLFTAVYQICYEGKPVTEMLSCLQSHPEHI; encoded by the exons GGGATCAGCTGTTGCAAAAATCATTGGAAATAATGTAAAGAACCTGCAGAAGTTCGCCTCCACGGTCAAGATGTGGGTCTTCGAGGAAACCGTTAACGGGAGGAAGCTGACAGACATCATCAACAATGACCACGAAAACGTGAAATATCTCCCTGGACACAAGCTGCCAGAAAACGTG GTCGCTGTCCCGAATCTCAGCGAGGCCGTGCAGGATGCGGACCTGCTGGTGTTTGTCATCCCCCACCAGTTCATCCACAAGATCTGCGATGAGATCACGGGCAAGGTGCCCAAGAAGGCCCTGGGCATCACGCTCATCAAG GGCATAGATGAGGGCCCCGAAGGGCTGAAGCTCATCTCCGACATCATCAGAGAGAAGATGGGCATTGACATCAGCGTGCTGATGGGGGCCAACATTGCCAGTGAGGTGGCTGCGGAGAAGTTCTGTGAGACCACCATTG GTAGCAAAGTGCTGCTGAACGGCCTTCTCTTCAAAGAGCTGCTGCAGACACCCAACTTCCGGATCACTGTGGTGGATGATGCAGACACAGTGGAGCTTTGTGGTGCTCTGAAG aACATAGTTGCTGTGGGAGCTGGCTTCTGCGATGGCCTCCGCTGTGGGGACAACACCAAGGCAGCCGTCATCCGTCTGGGACTCATGGAAATGATCGCTTTTGCCAAGATCTTTTGTAAAGGCCAGGTGTCCACGGCCACCTTCCTGGAGAGCTGTGGGGTGGCTGACCTCATCACCACCTGCTATGGAGGGCGGAACCGCAAGGTGGCAGAAGCCTTCGCCAGGACTGGGAAG ACCATTGAAGAACTGGAGAAGGAGATGCTGAACGGGCAGAAGCTCCAGGGCCCTCAGACCTCTGCTGAGGTGTACCGCATCCTCAAGCAGAAGGGGCTACTGGACAA GTTTCCTCTCTTCACGGCGGTGTACCAGATCTGCTATGAAGGCAAGCCTGTCACAGAGATGCTGTCTTGCCTGCAGAGCCACCCAGAGCACAtctga
- the Gpd1l gene encoding glycerol-3-phosphate dehydrogenase 1-like protein isoform X2, translating to MWVFEETVNGRKLTDIINNDHENVKYLPGHKLPENVVAVPNLSEAVQDADLLVFVIPHQFIHKICDEITGKVPKKALGITLIKGIDEGPEGLKLISDIIREKMGIDISVLMGANIASEVAAEKFCETTIGSKVLLNGLLFKELLQTPNFRITVVDDADTVELCGALKNIVAVGAGFCDGLRCGDNTKAAVIRLGLMEMIAFAKIFCKGQVSTATFLESCGVADLITTCYGGRNRKVAEAFARTGKTIEELEKEMLNGQKLQGPQTSAEVYRILKQKGLLDKFPLFTAVYQICYEGKPVTEMLSCLQSHPEHI from the exons ATGTGGGTCTTCGAGGAAACCGTTAACGGGAGGAAGCTGACAGACATCATCAACAATGACCACGAAAACGTGAAATATCTCCCTGGACACAAGCTGCCAGAAAACGTG GTCGCTGTCCCGAATCTCAGCGAGGCCGTGCAGGATGCGGACCTGCTGGTGTTTGTCATCCCCCACCAGTTCATCCACAAGATCTGCGATGAGATCACGGGCAAGGTGCCCAAGAAGGCCCTGGGCATCACGCTCATCAAG GGCATAGATGAGGGCCCCGAAGGGCTGAAGCTCATCTCCGACATCATCAGAGAGAAGATGGGCATTGACATCAGCGTGCTGATGGGGGCCAACATTGCCAGTGAGGTGGCTGCGGAGAAGTTCTGTGAGACCACCATTG GTAGCAAAGTGCTGCTGAACGGCCTTCTCTTCAAAGAGCTGCTGCAGACACCCAACTTCCGGATCACTGTGGTGGATGATGCAGACACAGTGGAGCTTTGTGGTGCTCTGAAG aACATAGTTGCTGTGGGAGCTGGCTTCTGCGATGGCCTCCGCTGTGGGGACAACACCAAGGCAGCCGTCATCCGTCTGGGACTCATGGAAATGATCGCTTTTGCCAAGATCTTTTGTAAAGGCCAGGTGTCCACGGCCACCTTCCTGGAGAGCTGTGGGGTGGCTGACCTCATCACCACCTGCTATGGAGGGCGGAACCGCAAGGTGGCAGAAGCCTTCGCCAGGACTGGGAAG ACCATTGAAGAACTGGAGAAGGAGATGCTGAACGGGCAGAAGCTCCAGGGCCCTCAGACCTCTGCTGAGGTGTACCGCATCCTCAAGCAGAAGGGGCTACTGGACAA GTTTCCTCTCTTCACGGCGGTGTACCAGATCTGCTATGAAGGCAAGCCTGTCACAGAGATGCTGTCTTGCCTGCAGAGCCACCCAGAGCACAtctga